The Xenopus tropicalis strain Nigerian chromosome 2, UCB_Xtro_10.0, whole genome shotgun sequence genome window below encodes:
- the exosc8 gene encoding exosome complex component RRP43 produces MAAGFKTVEPLEYYRKFLKEACRPDGRELTEFRTTTINVGSITTADGSALVKLGNCTVLCGVKAEFTAPPADAPNKGYVVPNVDLTPLCSSQFRPGPPGEEAQVASQFIADVIDNSQMLLKEDLCIAHGKLAWVLYCDLICLDYDGNLLDTCMCALVAALQNVRLPSVKINEETGLAEVNLKTKHALKILKHPVATSFAVFDDTFLLVDPTGEEEGLASGLLTVVTDEDERLCATRKPGGSALAAEKLQECISRAITRHKEVTNLLQEALASVKSE; encoded by the exons ATGGCGGCTGGTTTCAA GACGGTGGAACCTTTAGAGTATTACAGAAAATTCCTG AAGGAGGCTTGTCGGCCGGACGGTCGAGAACTCACTGAGTTTAGGACAACGACCATAAATGTTG GTTCCATTACCACAGCGGATGGTTCAGCTTTAGTGAAGCTTGGGAATTGCACTGTACTATGTGGGGTTAAAGCG GAGTTTACAGCTCCTCCCGCGGATGCCCCCAATAAAGGATATGTTG TTCCAAATGTGGATCTTACACCCTTGTGCTCCTCTCAGTTTCGGCCTGGTCCCCCAGGGGAAGAGGCTCAAGTTGCCAGTCAGTTCATAGCAGATGTTATTGACAA TTCCCAGATGCTCCTGAAAGAAGACTTGTGCATCGCACATGGCAAG CTAGCATGGGTTCTGTACTGTGATCTCATATGTCTCGATTACGATGGAAACCTTCTTGATACTTGCATGTGTGCTTTGGTTGCTGCTTTACAGAATG TAAGATTGCCATCTGTTAAAATAAACGAGGAGACTGGTTTAGCAGAAGTCAATTTGAAAACAAAACATGCTCTGAAAATCCTGAAACACCCCGTTGCAACATCATTTGCAGTATTTGATGA CACATTCCTTCTGGTGGAtcccacaggggaagaggagggcTTGGCCAGCGGACTACTCACTGTTGTGACTGATGAAGATGAAAGGTTATGTGCCACTCGAAAACCAG gTGGGAGTGCCCTTGCAGCAGAGAAGCTCCAGGAGTGCATCAGTCGAGCCATCACGAGACACAAAGAGGTGACGAACCTTCTGCAAGAGGCGCTGGCCAGTGTCAAGTCAGAATAA